Genomic segment of Vibrio natriegens NBRC 15636 = ATCC 14048 = DSM 759:
GCCCCATTCGCCCACTTGAGCGACTGGTGTTTCAATGGTCGCAGCCAGTTGGCTTTCTGAATCAAAGTATAAAAATACGTCGATTTTATCACCAATTTCTGTGCCCTCTGGGACATGTTTGTTTGGCAGCAAAACAGAACCGTAATCATCACCATCCAGAAATACGCCAAAATCCGCCTTTTTAATGACTTCTAGGCTGTTAATTTGACCAATTTTAATCATTGATTTTGTCTCTTTTTAAATTTACGTGGAATTATACCTAAACTAACAAGAAAATCAGAGAGAAAAGCATATCGCTCTGTTATGCTGTTATTGTCTACCCCAATCATTCTCTTAGCAATCTGGTACTTATATGAACCGCACAATTTTCGGGGTAAGAATGCTTTAGCAAAGTCAGGAGCTTTTTTTGGTCACCGTTGATAAACAAGATTCAATCACATTAAAAATCAGCCATGAGCTAGCAAAAAGTAAAAGTGTCGACCTTGATATTTACTTCTTTGTCCCTGGTGAGCTTGGCTTAAGTGCCGACATCATCAGTGAATCAGAATTCTATTACACCTCTATCACACAACAGCGCTCCTACTACAGTACGGAGATTCTACTTCCTTTGGTTCACAGCCGACTGGCTAAGCGAGGACGCCTCTCGAATCAACAGTACCGTGTCAGTTTGAGTTTGTTCGCTTATCAATACGTCATCGCCTTAGACAAAGCCGTTGCCAGTTTGAATAAGCTAGAAAGTAACTCCGTCACGGAAGATGAAGTTGATGAAGTTATCGAATTGGCTATCGCGATTTTAAAACGCCTTCGTCGTGGTATTCCTTTTGAGGAGAACCTCAAACGTTATTACGTTAACATCGACAACTATTTGTCGTGGTACACAGAGCAAAAATTCTTGTCACTCGTCGCTCATTTGCCGCGAGAAGGCGATTACAGCACGATCAAGAAGCGTTTGATTACCCTGTGTGAAAAAGAGCAAGCACATCGTAAGTTAAATAAATATAACTCACCCAAAGTCACCGATGAAGTGACGCGACTCTCCAATAAAATGCGCCTGTTGAGACGTCTTATCGAGCACCCAGTTGTCCTGCGTGAACAAACGGTTTCAATGGGGAAAAACGTTAAACGTGCGATAAAAGGTATCGCAACCGGTTTGGTGATGGTTGTCGTAACATCAACTGTGATCCTCGCGCGTGATTATTTGGGCGAAATTTCGGCATCCTTCATTATCGCCATGTCCTTCATCTATGCCCTACGCGAAATTTTTAAAGATGATCTTCGCGATGCCATGTGGCGCTGGATACGTAAAGGAAAGCCCAAATGGCGTAAGAAGTACATTGACCCGACCACTAAGAAAGTCGTTGGGAAAAAGTTAGAGTGGCTCGACTATAGAACGCTTTCTAGCTTGCCGGACAAGATTCAACAGATCCGTAAAAAACGCGTCGTTCAGCGAGAAGAGCAGATTCTTCACTATCAGGAAAAGACGGAAATGGCGACATCGATGTTTTTAAGTGGCTATGAGCAAACGCGACAAACCCTAAACATTAGCTTAAGACCCATTATTCGATTAATGGACAAAGGGTCAAACCGCGTGTACCACCTAAATGAAGGTCAAGTCACCAAAGAATCGGTTGAGAAACGTCACCTCATCAATGTGATCGTCAAAGAAGACAACCACACTGATGAACCCGTGTACTACCGTTGGAAAGTGGTATTGAACCGGTCAAAGATAGTATCGATTGAGAAAATCGAATTGAGCTAACGAAAATAGTTAACGATTAAGCAGCCTTCTTTTTTTGTTGTGCTGCTTTTTTAATGGAAAGCGTCAGGTAAAACTCTGCCATTGGCTCATCGCCATGAAGAGACGGACAAAGTGCCGTAATTTTTACATCACGATTGATACGCTCACCCGTCTCCAGCGTGTAGTCCAGCATTTCGTCGATTAAAGGACCATCATCACAGATAAAATGAACATCAGCTTCTGGTCGTTTTAAAAACTCCGCCTTCACGCCTTTAAAAGCCAAAGAAATCGGCTCACCTTTCTCCTGAGCTTTACTCATCGCCAAAAAAGCCCCCGCCACATCAGCGCCAACCGCTAACGCACCGAAATACATGCTGTTAAGGTGGTTTTTGGTTCTTTTGCGCAGAGGAATTTTTACTTCAACATGCTTATCGTCGATATCTATGATTTTTGGACGACAAAGCCAGATTAATGGAACTTTAGTGAAACCGAATACTTTCAAGTAAAGGTTTGCGCGACGTACTGCAGATAACATTTTGGTCTCCTTACCAACCTAACACAGTCAGTTAATCAAACGCTCGTTTTAATGTCAAAAAGTTGTTAACAAAACTTGATCTACCTACTAAATTATTCGTCATAAACACATTAAAAAGTGACAGCGTCACCCAGACAGACTATCGTTTCTACACAGGCTAATTTCACCTGACTTTATCGATAATTAAAGTATTGAGAGCGCTTGCTGTTTTTGCCACTGTGTTCAACACCGCCGTAGCTGGTGGTGAATCGTTACGTAACTATCTCGTGATAGTATGCTTTCAGGTTGTTATAAAAGAGTAACAACCTTATAAGCGTTTCACGCTATTTGGGATTTAGAGGCGAAGAATCCCGTGAAACAGTTTATTCCTGCCAGTAATTCCGTTATCTTTACCCCTTCGCAACAGAGAATAAAGCTATAAGATGCCTATAAAAACAGATGAATTGAGAACCCAACCTTTGGGTCCAATGCCTACCCCAGCGGAGCTAGGTAGTGAATATCCTATTACGGATGACGTTGCAGACCGTATTGCTCAATCTCGACGTCAGATTGAAAAAATCTTAACGGGTGAAGATAAGCGTCTTCTTGCGATCGTTGGCCCTTGCTCTGTCCACGACACAGAAGCCGCGATCGACTACGCTACGCGTCTGAGCGCAATCCAGGATAAGTACAAAGACGAGCTATTTATTGTCATGCGTACTTACTTTGAAAAACCGCGTACAGTTGTGGGTTGGAAAGGCTTAATTACCGATCCAAACCTTGACGGTTCTTATGCGTTAGAAGCTGGCCTTCATAAAGCGCGTAAACTGCTACTGGATATCAACAAGCTTGGTCTTGCCACCGCTACTGAGTTTCTTGATATGATTACCGGTCAATACATTGCGGATCTGATCACTTGGGGCGCTATCGGCGCACGTACCACTGAGTCTCAAATTCACCGAGAAATGGCATCTGCACTCTCATGCCCGGTAGGCTTTAAAAATGGTACCAACGGTAATGTAAAAATCGCGATTGATGCGATTCGTGCTTCTAAAGCGTCACACTACTTCTACTCTCCAGATAAACACGGTCGTATGACGGTTTATCGCACAAGTGGTAACCCATTCGGTCATATTATTTTACGTGGCGGCGAAAAAGGTCCAAACTTTGACGAAGCTTCAGTTAAACAAGCTTGTGACGCACTGGCCGAGTTTGACTTACCGCAACGCCTAATCGTCGATTTCAGCCATGCTAACTGCCAAAAGCAACACAGAAAGCAGCTTGATGTCGCGAAAGATATCTGCCAACAGATTAAGTCTGGCAGCACACGCGTTGCAGGTATTATGGCAGAGAGCTTCATCATTGAAGGCAATCAGCCAATGACTGACATTAACAACCTGACATACGGTCAATCAATTACCGACCCTTGCCTGAGTTGGGAAGATACAGTGACAATGCTAGATATGCTGGCTGACGCTGTAAAATCCACTAAGTAATTAATAACAAGATAATCAAGGAATCTTCATGCCATCGTTTGATATTATTTCAGAAATCGATACGGTTGAACTACGTAACGCCGTTGATAACGCTAACCGTGAACTATCTACTCGTTTCGATTTCCGCAATGTTAATGCGAGCTTTGAGCTAGTAGAAGAAAATGTAAAAATGTCTGCTGAAGGCGAATTTCAGCTGAAACAAATGCGCGACATTTTACGTGGTCACCTAGCAAAACGTAATGTCGATGCAAATGCTATGGACTCTCAAACACCAGAAGTGACTGGCAAAAACTGGCATCAGAACATCGTATTCCGCCAGGGTATTGATACGCCGACGGCTAAAAAGGTGGTTAAGCTAATTAAAGATGCGAAGCTGAAAGTACAAGCTTCAATCCAAGGTGATAAAGTGCGCGTCACGGGTAAAAAGCGTGATGACCTACAAGCGACCATGGCAGCTATTCGTGAAGCAGAACTAGGACTACCTTTCCAGTTCAATAACTTCCGCGATTAATCATTAGCGCAATAAACGAAAAACGCCGACGAATCATCGTCGGCGTTTTTGTATATTCTAGGTCGAGTTCTAGATCACGAGATCTTGTCCCTGCAGCAACATGAATTCACTGGTTCCTTCAGGAATAAATACACAGACGCGTAAGTTGTCTTGTTTTGCCTTCGCAAGCATGTCAGATAACTGTGCGGCGTTTGAAAACGATTCTCTCTCGGCGTCTCTTCTCACCAGCTCCATCGCGTCTGATTTACACTTCGTCGAGTATAACGCCAGTTCAGCTTGCTGCATGTAACGAACCGCTTTAATTGGCAACATTTCAACGTCTTTACCCACATGAATCCAAGTGCAATTGCCCTTTTCATCAAGAGGCGATGCCATAGTCGCTTTGTAGATGGTTTCTAAATCTCTATTGTCACGCGCATTTTCAACATCAGGATTCGAAAAGAATTGCTCCCAAAATTTACGACGCAAATCGACACTTGGTAACGCCTCTTTAATCGAGTTGCGCTTTGAGTTTGCAAAGTCAGCCATCAGACCCATGTTCTGTGGAAGAATCATTTCTAACTTTTCACGAATATTACGAATCAAAACGGGTGACGCCCCACCACTCGAAATGGCTATCTGAATACGCCCACGATTGATCATCGAAGGGGTAATGAAGTCGCAGTATGGTTTGTCATCGACCACATTCACTAAAATGCCCAATGCTTTAGCATCTTTGTAAACCTGATGATTCAAATCTGGATTGTCCGTTGTCGCCCAAACCTGAATAAAGCCTTTTGTGACAAGGTCACTTGAATAGAAACGCTGAATCCAATGTAGTTGATTCTCCTTCGCCAGTTTAGCGAGATAGTCAACTAAGGTAGGCGAAACCACTGTGACATCCGCCCCTGCCTTTATTAAGGCCTCAACTTTTCGGCTCGCGACTTCACCGCCGCCAACAACGAGAACTGGTTTATTGATTAAGTCTAAGAACAGAGGAAAATATCGCATCTCAACCTTTGATTACACTAATTAACTATTAAAAACCATGCTACCAAAAATGGGGCATGGTCATCACCTTGTTTCGTTGACACAAATAATTTTTGTTCGAATTTTAACTGAACATAGCTGAGGTCAGCTAATGACAGTTTTAATAACGACGTTTTATTCTCTATTTGCGCCCGCTTGTTCGTTGAATGTTCTGATGCACCATCTTGAATACCAGTTGCACTATTTACAAACAATTAACATTTCGTCATTCTAAAACCTGAGGAATTTTGTAGGTTCTCTTAAAATTCCATTTAAATTATATATTTGAGAATTCACAGATCCTTTTCTACGCTTATATTTGATTGGTTGCTCGAATACCGTTTCTTCGAAAATCAATCACGTAGGACATAACACAACACAAAATTGGACACGCTAATTTTAAGTCACATTGATTTAACATGGATCATACAGGAAGGACACAAATGGCAAATAAACTAACAATTCTTGCTTCCGTCGTAGCGGCTTCTACTGCAATGATGGCAACATCAGCACAAGCTGCAGACTCTACTTTGGACAAAGTAACAAAACAAGGTTTTCTTACTTGTGGTGTAAGTACTGGTCTTCCGGGCTTCTCAAACCCTAACTCAAAAGGTGAATGGGAAGGTATCGACGTAGAATATTGCCAAGCACTGGCTGCTGCCGTTCTTGGGGACAAAACGAAAGTGAAGTACGTTCCTCTAACTGCAAAAGAGCGTTTCACTGCACTCCAATCTGGTGAAATCGATGTTCTTTCGCGTAACACCACCTGGACACTACACCGTGATACAGCTCTTGGCCTGAACTTCGTTGGCGTAAACTACTACGATGGTCAAGGTTTCATGGTGAAGAAAGATCTTGGTCTGTCAAGTGCTAAGGAGCTTGATGGCGCATCTGTTTGTGTTCAATCAGGTACGACGA
This window contains:
- a CDS encoding PaaI family thioesterase, with amino-acid sequence MLSAVRRANLYLKVFGFTKVPLIWLCRPKIIDIDDKHVEVKIPLRKRTKNHLNSMYFGALAVGADVAGAFLAMSKAQEKGEPISLAFKGVKAEFLKRPEADVHFICDDGPLIDEMLDYTLETGERINRDVKITALCPSLHGDEPMAEFYLTLSIKKAAQQKKKAA
- a CDS encoding bifunctional precorrin-2 dehydrogenase/sirohydrochlorin ferrochelatase, yielding MRYFPLFLDLINKPVLVVGGGEVASRKVEALIKAGADVTVVSPTLVDYLAKLAKENQLHWIQRFYSSDLVTKGFIQVWATTDNPDLNHQVYKDAKALGILVNVVDDKPYCDFITPSMINRGRIQIAISSGGASPVLIRNIREKLEMILPQNMGLMADFANSKRNSIKEALPSVDLRRKFWEQFFSNPDVENARDNRDLETIYKATMASPLDEKGNCTWIHVGKDVEMLPIKAVRYMQQAELALYSTKCKSDAMELVRRDAERESFSNAAQLSDMLAKAKQDNLRVCVFIPEGTSEFMLLQGQDLVI
- a CDS encoding YajQ family cyclic di-GMP-binding protein — protein: MPSFDIISEIDTVELRNAVDNANRELSTRFDFRNVNASFELVEENVKMSAEGEFQLKQMRDILRGHLAKRNVDANAMDSQTPEVTGKNWHQNIVFRQGIDTPTAKKVVKLIKDAKLKVQASIQGDKVRVTGKKRDDLQATMAAIREAELGLPFQFNNFRD
- a CDS encoding 3-deoxy-7-phosphoheptulonate synthase; protein product: MPIKTDELRTQPLGPMPTPAELGSEYPITDDVADRIAQSRRQIEKILTGEDKRLLAIVGPCSVHDTEAAIDYATRLSAIQDKYKDELFIVMRTYFEKPRTVVGWKGLITDPNLDGSYALEAGLHKARKLLLDINKLGLATATEFLDMITGQYIADLITWGAIGARTTESQIHREMASALSCPVGFKNGTNGNVKIAIDAIRASKASHYFYSPDKHGRMTVYRTSGNPFGHIILRGGEKGPNFDEASVKQACDALAEFDLPQRLIVDFSHANCQKQHRKQLDVAKDICQQIKSGSTRVAGIMAESFIIEGNQPMTDINNLTYGQSITDPCLSWEDTVTMLDMLADAVKSTK